A single region of the Lactobacillus xylocopicola genome encodes:
- a CDS encoding NAD kinase: MRIAIAHNNNGETLKVVSHLKSRLQAKDAVVFDDKYPDIVITVGGDGTLINAFHRYERQVNSVRFIGIHTGHLGFYTDWQGNEVDKMVDALFLRQPETAAYPLLEVELITEAGGKRHFLALNESAVKRVTHTLEANVYIDDQLFENFRGDGLCVSTPTGSTAYNKSIGGAVIHPRLKALQMAEIASINNRVFRTLSAPIVIAPDQQITLVPNADHFVMTVDGNRIDVRNARKINYRISDQAILFDRFGHTRFWSRVQNAFIGGKDDAL; encoded by the coding sequence ATGAGAATCGCAATTGCCCACAACAATAATGGAGAAACGCTAAAAGTGGTCTCTCACCTCAAAAGCCGCTTGCAAGCAAAAGACGCGGTCGTCTTTGATGACAAGTACCCAGACATTGTGATTACGGTTGGTGGTGACGGTACCCTGATCAATGCCTTTCATCGCTATGAGCGGCAAGTTAATTCAGTTCGCTTTATTGGTATCCACACCGGTCACTTGGGCTTTTACACCGATTGGCAGGGTAATGAAGTGGACAAGATGGTTGATGCCCTGTTTTTACGCCAGCCAGAGACGGCGGCCTATCCACTTCTTGAGGTAGAATTGATTACTGAAGCTGGTGGTAAGCGGCACTTCTTGGCCTTGAATGAATCGGCAGTCAAGCGAGTGACGCATACCTTAGAAGCTAACGTTTATATTGATGATCAATTATTTGAAAACTTCCGCGGTGATGGTTTGTGTGTCTCTACGCCAACGGGGTCAACGGCCTACAATAAGTCAATTGGGGGAGCAGTGATTCATCCCCGCTTAAAGGCCTTGCAGATGGCTGAAATCGCCTCAATCAATAACCGCGTGTTTAGAACCCTGTCCGCGCCGATTGTGATTGCTCCAGACCAACAGATTACGCTGGTACCTAATGCGGACCACTTTGTGATGACGGTAGACGGTAACCGCATTGACGTGCGTAATGCACGGAAAATCAATTATCGTATTTCAGACCAGGCAATTTTATTTGACCGGTTTGGTCATACGCGCTTCTGGTCGAGAGTGCAAAATGCCTTTATTGGAGGCAAAGATGACGCTTTATAA
- a CDS encoding RluA family pseudouridine synthase — protein sequence MTLYKLVVQDKKPRKLGAFLVKNGFSKQAINDAKNHQGLLLVNHKRRYTSFQLQRGDEVIFVPGKEKTNPWLRPISAQVEIIAENTNYLVVNKPAGLLSIPSRYDDDALVNRVLSYFAQNKVPDAKPHVVTRLDRNTSGLVLIGKNAIAHARFSKLSKADFVKKYYAIVHGNFAAGKTNGIVDAPIGRVGTAVLRGVQSDGKQAVTAYRVLDQLPGVSLVELRLYTGRTHQIRVHLQYLNHPLFGDPLYGITDEFNRQALHCFYLAFPDPFTGQPVELEIPAASDMQQLWQNLQRKKGCQ from the coding sequence ATGACGCTTTATAAGTTAGTCGTTCAGGATAAAAAGCCCAGAAAATTAGGGGCTTTTTTGGTAAAAAATGGTTTTTCCAAACAGGCAATTAATGATGCTAAGAACCACCAGGGCCTGCTTCTAGTCAACCATAAACGCCGCTACACTAGTTTTCAACTACAGCGGGGGGATGAGGTTATCTTTGTACCAGGAAAAGAGAAGACTAACCCCTGGTTGCGTCCGATCTCGGCCCAAGTGGAAATCATTGCGGAAAATACCAACTACCTAGTGGTTAACAAGCCGGCGGGTCTACTGTCAATCCCTTCCCGTTATGATGACGATGCCTTGGTCAATCGCGTACTTAGCTACTTTGCTCAAAATAAGGTGCCCGATGCCAAACCCCATGTAGTGACGCGCTTAGATCGGAATACTTCGGGACTCGTCTTAATTGGTAAAAATGCGATTGCCCATGCGCGATTTAGCAAGCTGAGTAAAGCAGATTTCGTGAAAAAATACTACGCGATCGTGCATGGTAACTTTGCAGCCGGGAAAACTAACGGGATAGTCGATGCACCGATTGGACGAGTTGGAACGGCAGTGTTGCGCGGGGTTCAAAGCGACGGTAAACAGGCAGTTACAGCTTACCGCGTGCTAGACCAGTTGCCCGGGGTTAGTTTGGTTGAATTGCGGCTTTATACCGGCCGAACGCACCAGATTCGGGTACACCTGCAGTACTTGAACCATCCGCTGTTTGGTGATCCATTGTATGGCATCACGGATGAGTTTAACCGGCAAGCATTGCACTGTTTTTACCTAGCCTTTCCTGATCCATTCACGGGCCAGCCGGTGGAACTGGAGATTCCAGCTGCCAGTGATATGCAGCAGTTATGGCAAAATTTACAAAGAAAAAAGGGCTGTCAATAA
- a CDS encoding lactonase family protein: protein MKLLIGGYTKNTSTGIYELPVIPTQDKPGLQLGPAKAVIKLGGPTYFVQDGNLLFTIKNAGDQGGIASYELSQGKYQAKDSYLTAGSSPAYISLNRTQKLLYTANYHTAVLAVFAYTSSGSLTLLDTVTHTADTLGPRPEQSDGPHPHYFDQTPAGNLVSCDLGNDRVDFYQLQNNHLEHRASYQNEPGFGSRHLVFSPDGAYFYVVGELASKINVVKFNEQDWSFTNIATYSTIPADFTGHNGAAAIKISHAGDFIYVSNRGHDSLTVFGVKQDHTLELRQRIASFGQFPRDFNWDQDEKYVVVANQNSNNATLYLRNSEDGCLTPLQKDVSVPEGTRVLFAE, encoded by the coding sequence ATGAAATTATTGATTGGCGGCTACACCAAAAACACGAGTACAGGCATTTATGAATTGCCCGTGATCCCGACCCAAGATAAACCAGGCTTGCAACTGGGACCAGCTAAAGCGGTCATCAAGCTGGGCGGGCCAACCTATTTTGTCCAGGATGGCAACTTGCTCTTTACTATTAAGAATGCAGGTGACCAGGGCGGCATTGCCTCATACGAGTTAAGCCAGGGCAAATACCAAGCAAAAGATTCCTACCTAACAGCTGGTTCATCACCAGCATATATTAGTCTTAACCGCACTCAAAAGCTGCTTTATACAGCTAACTACCACACGGCAGTTTTAGCGGTCTTTGCCTATACCAGCAGCGGATCCTTGACCTTGCTTGACACGGTTACCCATACTGCCGACACCCTGGGGCCTCGTCCTGAACAAAGTGACGGTCCCCACCCCCATTACTTTGACCAAACACCTGCTGGCAACCTCGTTAGCTGCGACTTGGGTAATGATCGCGTCGATTTTTATCAACTACAAAACAACCATCTAGAGCACCGAGCTAGCTACCAAAATGAACCTGGATTTGGTAGTCGGCACCTTGTTTTCAGTCCTGATGGGGCCTATTTCTATGTTGTCGGCGAACTGGCAAGTAAGATTAACGTAGTCAAATTTAACGAGCAAGACTGGAGTTTTACTAATATTGCAACTTATTCCACCATTCCAGCTGACTTTACCGGGCACAATGGTGCCGCTGCCATCAAAATCAGCCACGCGGGTGACTTCATTTACGTCTCAAATCGCGGCCATGACTCACTGACTGTTTTTGGAGTTAAGCAGGATCACACCTTGGAATTGCGGCAACGGATTGCAAGCTTTGGCCAATTCCCACGTGATTTTAACTGGGACCAGGACGAAAAATATGTCGTGGTCGCCAATCAAAATTCAAATAATGCCACGCTCTATCTACGTAATAGTGAAGATGGTTGCCTAACGCCATTACAAAAAGACGTCTCTGTTCCAGAAGGAACCCGAGTGCTTTTTGCAGAATAG
- a CDS encoding PTS glucitol/sorbitol transporter subunit IIA, with translation MKWIATIIKVGQKAWVSDQEMVLLFGKAVPQDLVNVSVIQEFTNDSLLSSFVLQKGDTVTVAGQTYKATFVGEMVRRNMKYLGHLTLIFTVKMPSKPLADAVYLDCVGGQPRPAFNLGDVISYEHI, from the coding sequence ATGAAGTGGATAGCAACGATTATTAAAGTTGGACAAAAAGCCTGGGTGAGTGATCAGGAAATGGTTTTGTTATTTGGTAAAGCCGTTCCGCAAGACTTAGTCAACGTTTCAGTGATTCAAGAGTTTACCAATGACTCGCTTTTGAGTTCCTTTGTTTTGCAAAAGGGTGATACAGTTACAGTTGCTGGTCAAACCTACAAGGCCACGTTCGTGGGTGAAATGGTTAGGCGCAATATGAAATATCTGGGCCACCTGACTTTGATTTTTACTGTAAAAATGCCCTCTAAACCGTTAGCGGATGCTGTTTACCTGGATTGTGTGGGCGGTCAACCACGGCCTGCATTTAACCTTGGCGATGTTATTAGCTATGAACATATTTAA
- a CDS encoding AI-2E family transporter, whose amino-acid sequence MDYEKKTKKPSVFQKWFLNNRFSIALLNIFLFLLVIWLFNQVSFVLNPAWLFVSAILPPLLLALIQFYIMNPLVDWLERKFKVPRVVTIVGLFLLVAVLLVWIINTLLPIVQGQINALIEHWPYIWKDATVAIQKTLSDPHLHSVKNNINDAISRAQSMLFKSGQDTINATLNNISSAISIVTIIFMTLLTAPFILFFMLKDAHQLRPYLTQFAPQRWQNGFSELLYDINTALASYIRGQITVAFWVGVMFSIGYSVVGLQYGIALAVVSGFLNLIPYFGTFIAFIPAIAIAIMTSVPMVIKVIVVFALEQTIESRLISPLVMGNKMEMHPVTTILVLIGASAVGGLWGVIFGIPTYAILKIITLRVYNYYRKVSQVFDEDESTALPSKNTGKSQEVTKN is encoded by the coding sequence ATGGATTACGAAAAAAAAACCAAAAAGCCGTCTGTTTTCCAAAAATGGTTTTTGAATAACCGCTTTAGTATTGCGTTATTGAATATCTTTTTGTTCTTGCTCGTAATTTGGTTATTCAATCAAGTTTCTTTTGTCTTGAATCCCGCTTGGCTCTTTGTCAGTGCCATTTTACCGCCCCTGCTGCTCGCGCTTATTCAATTTTATATTATGAATCCCTTGGTTGATTGGCTTGAGCGCAAGTTCAAGGTGCCACGGGTAGTAACTATTGTTGGGCTGTTTTTGCTGGTAGCGGTCTTACTGGTGTGGATTATTAATACCTTGCTGCCAATTGTCCAGGGCCAGATTAACGCCCTGATTGAACACTGGCCATATATCTGGAAGGACGCCACGGTTGCTATCCAAAAAACATTGAGTGACCCGCACTTGCATAGTGTCAAGAATAATATCAACGATGCAATTAGCCGGGCCCAGAGTATGCTGTTCAAGTCGGGGCAGGACACAATCAATGCCACGCTGAATAATATTTCCTCAGCGATCAGTATTGTGACCATTATCTTTATGACGCTATTGACCGCTCCGTTTATCCTGTTTTTCATGCTGAAAGATGCGCACCAGCTGCGCCCGTATTTGACTCAATTTGCTCCTCAGCGGTGGCAAAATGGTTTCAGCGAATTGCTATATGATATTAATACTGCCTTAGCTTCATATATTCGCGGGCAGATTACCGTGGCCTTCTGGGTGGGGGTGATGTTTTCAATCGGTTATAGTGTCGTTGGGTTACAGTATGGTATCGCCTTGGCGGTTGTAAGTGGCTTTTTGAACTTAATTCCGTATTTTGGGACCTTCATTGCCTTTATTCCCGCAATTGCGATTGCAATTATGACCTCGGTACCGATGGTTATTAAGGTAATAGTTGTGTTTGCCCTCGAACAGACGATTGAATCGCGCCTTATTAGCCCGCTAGTAATGGGTAACAAGATGGAAATGCACCCCGTTACCACTATTTTAGTGTTGATTGGTGCCAGTGCAGTTGGAGGCCTCTGGGGTGTCATTTTTGGGATTCCGACCTATGCGATCCTTAAAATCATTACGCTGCGGGTATACAATTATTATCGTAAAGTTTCACAGGTGTTTGATGAGGATGAAAGTACTGCTTTGCCTTCAAAGAACACGGGTAAAAGTCAAGAAGTGACGAAGAATTAA
- a CDS encoding tRNA (cytidine(34)-2'-O)-methyltransferase, which translates to MTNHVVLYEPLMPANTGNIARTCAGTNTVLDLIEPLGFQIDNKKMKRAGLDYWDRVEVRRHDDLADFLGKLGPQDELYLISKFSSRNYAEVDYSATEKNYYFVFGKETTGLPETFMREYEERNLRIPMSDNIRCYNLANSVAIVLLEALRQQHFAGLETTHHYENDKLKDNYQRSSRYERNLGGE; encoded by the coding sequence TTGACAAATCACGTTGTCTTATATGAACCACTAATGCCGGCCAACACTGGTAATATTGCCCGGACGTGCGCGGGTACGAATACGGTACTCGACTTAATAGAGCCGCTGGGCTTTCAAATTGATAATAAGAAAATGAAACGAGCAGGATTAGATTATTGGGACCGAGTTGAGGTCCGTCGGCATGATGACCTGGCCGATTTTTTAGGAAAGCTAGGACCACAGGATGAGCTTTATTTAATTTCGAAATTTTCATCCCGAAATTATGCCGAAGTCGATTATTCTGCTACTGAAAAGAATTACTACTTCGTTTTTGGTAAGGAAACAACTGGTTTACCTGAAACGTTTATGCGAGAATATGAAGAGCGCAATTTACGAATTCCGATGTCGGACAATATTCGTTGTTACAACTTAGCTAATTCGGTTGCCATTGTCTTACTGGAAGCCCTGCGGCAACAGCATTTTGCTGGGTTGGAGACCACGCACCACTATGAAAATGACAAATTAAAAGATAACTATCAGCGGTCAAGCCGGTATGAGCGCAATTTAGGAGGAGAATAA
- a CDS encoding DUF1149 family protein, whose translation MDFNKETPVLVKNFHYDINEEPETKDQVNFGLKQVERQNQDGTTDAGDNGNYFEVAVVFDVAPEPGHFSVSGMISQIVQIKEYFGDGSDLAKTDYKLLSRPLIEYIETLTYEVTQITLDEPVNLNFQANF comes from the coding sequence ATGGACTTTAATAAAGAGACCCCTGTCCTAGTTAAGAACTTTCACTATGATATTAACGAGGAGCCTGAAACTAAGGATCAAGTTAACTTTGGACTGAAACAAGTGGAGCGACAAAACCAGGACGGGACGACTGATGCTGGTGATAATGGTAACTATTTTGAAGTGGCGGTAGTTTTTGATGTTGCGCCGGAACCGGGACATTTTTCTGTTAGCGGAATGATTAGCCAAATTGTCCAAATTAAAGAATACTTTGGTGACGGCAGTGATTTGGCTAAGACCGACTATAAACTGCTTAGCCGACCGCTGATTGAATATATTGAAACCCTCACCTATGAAGTTACTCAAATTACTTTGGATGAGCCGGTTAATTTAAACTTTCAAGCAAACTTTTAA